In Oryza sativa Japonica Group chromosome 11, ASM3414082v1, the following are encoded in one genomic region:
- the LOC4350095 gene encoding uncharacterized protein, with protein sequence MAAFMASGRSTVAPSTTRSCRPAAGFVTPRSLFSWGGRSAPPPEFQYHDVAPPFPMSLVANTHLRGRELKCCYKATVDGFSATDFHRRCDFKGPCVVVGRTGGGVRFGGFSPEGYRSTDDYYDTLDAFLFYWPETDTDAAAKEAAVVVLPKVGGSGAALFDYARGGPQFGADGLLIGPPLTAVMGVFTGPDSSAGAGDLRGARSRLGLSYARRPDGKESLFGDESRAELDEVLVFCSSQIASLY encoded by the exons ATGGCGGCGTTCATGGCGAGCGGCAGGTCGACGGTGGCTCCTTCGACCACCCGCAgctgccggccggcggcgggattcgTCACCCCGCGCAGCCTCTTCAGCTGGGGCGGCagaagcgcgccgccgccggagttcCAGTACCACGacgtcgcgccgccgttccccatGTCCCTCGTCGCCAACACCCACCTCAGAG GTCGCGAGCTGAAATGCTGCTACAAGGCCACCGTGGACGGCTTCAGCGCGACGGACTTCCATCGCCGGTGCGACTTCAAGGGCCCCTGCGTAGTCGTCGGCCGCACCGGCGGCGGGGTCAGGTTCGGCGGGTTCAGCCCGGAGGGGTACCGGAGCACAGACGACTACTACGACACGCTCGACGCCTTCCTCTTCTATTGGCCGGAGACGGACACGGACGCagcggcgaaggaggcggcggtggtggtgctgcCGAAGGTGGGCGGGAGCGGGGCGGCGCTGTTCGACTACGCGCGGGGCGGGCCGCAGTTCGGCGCCGACGGGCTGCTCATCGGGCCGCCGCTGACCGCCGTGATGGGGGTGTTCACGGGGCCCGActccagcgccggcgccggcgacctccgCGGCGCGCGGTCGCGGCTCGGGCTGTCGTACGCGAGGCGGCCGGACGGGAAGGAGAGCCTGTTCGGCGACGAGAGCagggcggagctcgacgaggTGCTCGTCTTCTGTAGCTCGCAGATCGCGAGCCTGTACTGA
- the LOC4350096 gene encoding calmodulin-interacting protein 111 yields MPPKAKKKQSAASPQPSPRTPASRGREGGSVAAGGGDGGGTLDLPSVAAAAAARHPALVPRGGEGCFSGTVAEVAPRGRSRGGEARLWLSEPAMVGAALRPGCLVSVSLISSNRGRSDGSPLDSLFEECNEFFDLDVDNDLMPNEAGRNFVIAKVFPSREVQKNGIKLSWDLACSLGNPSVGCSLFFSPLYTSQAPKETDSVDILRVIKCSNLYLSFVPAKVGSSSEIESESVHHPIRNGMVIESPKRNSSVLSGRNESYDIASHSGPSLCLDPATARSSLADEKINELLQTCASRWLSGRHLLKANYVPLLMCGKLSMFIVMGAEVDGSAPDVVHDKDKLPSNEEISGKFGEAPVSFLVDRTTKVHLSGPVCSEEIAFVKPGPSAHNSFRTDARNGDFNHGPRLGGLSKESKEIKEIISFSIKDQIGLQRVKDNLWYRGILLSGPPGTGKTSLATSCAYDEGVNLFTINGPEIISQYYGESEQALYDVFSSAKQAAPAVIFIDELDAIAPERKDGSEELSIRIVVTLLKLIDAMSPRDRVLVIAATNRPDSIDPALKRPERLDRKIEIGVPSPVQRLDILQHLLVGVQHSLSCEQLESLASATHGFVGADLAALCNEAALSALRRYISLKKSSQQLGYYDNNAEKPDIREINDPLGYQVNSIASSLSKLTMSVDDVLCTSRSNDTENNGSSGKKDDLLLLVTTEDFEKAKIKVRPSAMREVSLELPKIRWEDVGGQVRIKEQLIEAIELPQKNPKAFENMGVSPPRGLLMIGPPGCSKTLMARAVASEAKLNFLAVKGPELFSKWVGDSEKAVRSLFAKARDNAPAILFFDEIDGLAVTRGRENDSVSVGDRVLSQLLVEMDGLEQRIGVTVIAATNRPDKIDCALLRPGRFDRLLDVQPPDEADRVDIFRIHTRNMPCSHDVNLNELARLTEGYTGADIKLVCREAAIAALDENIDIPEVEIRHFKSAISRIKPSDVKFYQELAAQYSRFVDPMSQSKQ; encoded by the exons ATGCCACCGAAGGCCAAGAAGAAGCAGTCCGCGGCGTCGCCGCAGCCGTCCCCTCGCACCCCTGCATCCCGCGGCCGCGAAGGTGGAAGcgtcgccgcgggcggcggcgacggaggaggaacTCTCGACCTCCCgtccgtcgccgcggcggcggcggcgcggcacccgGCGCTCGTGCCCCGTGGCGGCGAGGGGTGCTTCTCCGGGACCGTCGCGGAAGTGGCCCCCAGGGGCAGGAGCCGCGGCGGGGAGGCGAGGCTCTGGCTCTCCGAGCCCGCCATGGTCGGCGCCGCGCTGCGGCCTGGGTGCCTCGTCTCC GTATCTCTCATTTCTTCAAATAGGGGTCGATCAGATGGTTCACCACTTGATAGTTTATTTGAGGAGTGCAACGAGTTCTTTGATCTTGATGTGGATAATGATCTCATGCCTAATGAAGCTGGTCGAAACTTTGTGATTGCCAAAGTTTTCCCCTCACGTGAG GTCCAAAAGAATGGTATCAAGCTGTCTTGGGACCTTGCTTGCTCCCTGGGAAATCCTTCAGTAGGTTGTTCCTTGTTTTTTAGCCCCCTATATACATCTCAGGCCCCAAAGGAAACTGATAGTGTTGACATTTTACGGGTGATAAAATGCAGCAATCTTTACCTTAGTTTTGTCCCAGCTAAAGTTGGATCTTCCAGCGAGATTGAATCTGAGTCTGTACACCATCCTATAAGAAATGGAATGGTTATAGAATCACCTAAGAGAAATTCTTCAGTTCTGTCAGGCAGGAATGAGTCCTATGATATTGCATCCCACAGTGGCCCTTCATTGTGTTTGGATCCAGCTACTGCAAGATCATCATTAGCAGATGAGAAAATTAATGAGTTGCTGCAGACTTGTGCATCACGCTGGCTCAGTGGTAGGCACCTACTGAAAGCAAACTATGTTCCCCTCCTGATGTGTGGGAAATTGTCTATGTTTATTGTTATGGGAGCAGAAGTAGATGGTTCTGCTCCTGATGTGGTGCATGATAAAGATAAGTTACCGTCTAATGAAGAGATTTCTGGTAAATTTGGGGAAGCGCCTGTTTCATTCCTTGTTGACAGAACCACGAAAGTGCATCTTTCTGGTCCAGTCTGCTCAGAGGAGATTGCCTTTGTTAAGCCAGGCCCATCAGCACACAATTCCTTTCGTACTGATGCAAGAAACGGAGATTTCAATCACGGTCCAAGACTTGGTGGGCTATCCAAAgaatcaaaagaaataaaagaaatcaTTTCATTTTCAATCAAAGACCAAATTGGCTTGCAAAG GGTCAAAGATAACCTCTGGTACAGAGGTATCCTTCTTTCTGGTCCACCTGGAACAGGGAAAACCTCTCTTGCTACTTCTTGTGCCTATGATGAAGGAGTCAATCTTTTTACAATCAACGGACCAGAGATCATTAGTCAGTATTATGGTGAAAGTGAGCAGGCACTTTATGATGTTTTCAGTTCAGCTAAGCAAGCTGCCCCTGCTGTG ataTTTATTGATGAATTGGATGCAATTGCTCCAGAAAGGAAGGATGGGAGTGAGGAATTATCCATTAGAATTGTTGTCACTCTGTTAAAACTGATTGATGCTATGAGCCCTAGAGACCGTGTTCTCGTGATTGCTGCAACAAATCGACCCGATAGTATTGATCCGGCATTGAAACGCCCGGAAAGGTTGGACCGAAAAATTGAGATAG GAGTACCATCTCCAGTACAAAGGCTGGACATACTTCAACACCTTCTAGTTGGAGTTCAGCATTCTCTCAGTTGTGAGCAACTTGAGTCCCTTGCTTCCGCTACTCATGGTTTTGTGGGTGCTGATCTTGCTGCCCTCTGCAATGAGGCTGCGTTAAGTGCTCTTCGCCGTTATATCAGCCTAAAGAAGAGTTCTCAACAACTAGGGTATTATGACAATAATGCAGAAAAGCCTGATATTAGAGAGATTAATGATCCTTTGGGGTATCAAGTAAACTCAATAGCATCCTCTCTCTCAAAGTTAACAATGTCAGTGGATGATGTCCTGTGCACCAGTAGGAGCAATGACACAGAAAACAATGGATCTAGTGGCAAGAAAGATGACTTGCTCTTGTTAGTGACCactgaggactttgagaaggcTAAAATTAAAGTGAGGCCGAGTGCAATGCGTGAG GTATCACTTGAACTTCCAAAGATACGATGGGAAGATGTTGGCGGCCAAGTGAGAATCAAGGAGCAGTTAATAGAAGCCATCGAGTTGCCACAGAAAAACCCGAAAGCATTCGAAAACATGGGGGTCAGCCCCCCTAGAGGATTGCTAATGATTGGACCACCTGGTTGCAGTAAGACATTGATGGCCCGGGCTGTAGCTTCCGAGGCAAAACTAAACTTCCTTGCAGTTAAGGGTCCTGAACTTTTCAGCAAATGGGTTGGGGACTCCGAGAAGGCAGTGAGATCACTATTTGCAAAAGCCAGAGATAATGCACCAGCAATATTATTTTTCGATGAAATAGATGGGCTTGCAGTAACTCGAGGCCGTGAAAATGATAGCGTATCAGTTGGTGATAGGGTTCTCAGTCAATTGCTAGTGGAAATGGATG GTTTGGAGCAAAGAATTGGTGTTACTGTTATTGCAGCCACAAATCGCCCTGACAAAATTGATTGTGCACTTCTGAGACCAG GTCGTTTCGATAGGCTGCTTGATGTGCAACCACCAGATGAGGCTGATCGTGTGGATATTTTCCGGATCCATACACGCAACATGCCATGTAGTCATGACGTCAATCTAAATGAGCTTGCTAGACTTACAGAAGGTTACACTGGCGCTGACATAAAGCTTGTCTGCAGGGAAGCTGCTATTGCCGCCTTAGAT GAGAACATTGATATTCCAGAAGTAGAAATTAGACATTTCAAGTCTGCAATTAGCAGAATAAAGCCATCTGATGTTAAATTTTACCAAGAACTGGCGGCACAGTACAGCAGATTCGTTGATCCTATGTCGCAGAGTAAACAATGA
- the LOC107276019 gene encoding uncharacterized protein — protein sequence MASGGGGDGEGKPPAKEESTEYRLRKYLLLLATLVATVTYAAGLNLPGGSWEEDAPAPAGLRVVAGDPILRETRYTRYVVFYACNAVAFAASLVVSLIVLVLPKEGGGRLLGAMRAVMVVDLLGLMGAYAAGSSRDGFTTAAASALLLLVFAYVAGAFLASLNLITVRWQLPCQERASPPAAAPRPPPPGDQDPAATKAMKSEHEILLLLAIFAATIAYVAGMNPPGGFWRDAAVGGEHVAGDPVLQGREHPNRYRAFYVCNTAAFAASLLAVMFIVVEDKRLRHWRRAVPYGLVVAALLGLGGAYAAGSCRDGKHTAYVACLVAPVVAYIAILYIACPSRSPSSTSKSPSNTNTTTTTISISDSKQDKEVDKICEYIQLLATLAATIAYQAGIDPPGGVWGESGKGHRVGDPILLTTHPRRFKVFFYFNSAAFVASLVIMALSQNKRLVRRYHAVLEATMILDLFGLIGAYAVGCCRDTSTSIYIIAMAGAVLVYVVIHIVFFTLETKNGGDDQLEEHREVLLLLTVLAATLTYQAGLTPPGGFWENDEKFGYHAGFPVLLNKDPCRYKAFFYCNAASFMASVALIVLLMNKNLYRPGIRSYALIICMVAGMFGVLGAYAAGSSIYLRTFIIVLVLVLVVFVGVICLAINHFRELKKNTQQQQQQQPPPPPTGTNGFSSPKLSMQEEDVIKYLMLVGILAASITYLTGLKPPGGLWRDEGDGHSAGNPVLYDINMRRYNTFFYSNSTSSMASITVIVLLLQRMLSPKTGGEKVFWPMHTVIVLDMLALLVAYAAGSVRDWETSKNVFLLLIPIQLFVGGLFFICKKKQTSPQDDGSAAGTNM from the exons atggcgagcggcggcggcggcgacggcgaagggaaGCCGCCGGCGAAGGAGGAGTCGACGGAGTACCGGCTGAGGAAgtacctgctgctgctggcgaCGCTGGTGGCGACGGTGACGTACGCGGCGGGGCTGAACCTGCCGGGCGGGTCCTGGGAGGAggacgcgccggcgccggccgggctgcgggtggtcgccggcgacccCATCCTCCGGGAGACGCGGTACACGCGGTACGTCGTGTTCTACGCCTGCAACGCGGTGGCGTTCGCGGCGTCGCTGGTGGTGAGCCTCATCGTGCTCGTCCTCCCCaaggaaggcggcggccggctgctCGGCGCCATGCGCGCGGTGATGGTGGTCGACCTGCTCGGCCTCATGGGCGCCTACGCCGCCGGCAGCAGCCGAGACGGgttcaccaccgccgccgcctccgccctcctcctcctcgtcttcgcCTACGTCGCCGGCGCCTTCCTCGCCTCCCTCAATCTCATCACCGTCAGATGGCAGCTGCCGTGTCAAGAACGAGCAtcgccgccagcggcggcgccgcggccgccgccgccaggagaCCAAGATCCGGCAGCAACCAAGGCGATGAAGTCGGAGCACGAgatcctgctgctgctggccatCTTCGCGGCGACGATCGCGTACGTGGCGGGGATGAACCCGCCGGGGGGATTCTGGCGGGACGCCGCCGTGGGCGGGGagcacgtcgccggcgacccgGTGCTGCAGGGGCGGGAGCACCCGAACCGGTACAGGGCGTTCTACGTCTGCaacaccgccgccttcgcggcGTCGCTGCTCGCCGTGATGTTCATCGTCGTCGAGGACAAGAGGCTCCGCCATTGGAGGAGGGCGGTGCCGTACGGGCTCGTCGTGGCGGCGCTGCTGGGGCTCGGCGGCGCGTACGCCGCCGGGAGTTGCCGGGACGGGAAGCACACGGCGTACGTGGCGTGCCTGGTTGCCCCGGTCGTTGCCTACATTGCCATCCTCTATATAGCTTGTCCCAGCCGCAGCCCATCGTCGACGTCGAAATCGCCATCGAATACAAATACTACAACCACAACCATCAGCATCAg TGACAGCAAACAAGACAAAGAGGTGGATAAGATTTGTGAGTACATTCAGTTGCTTGCTACTCTAGCAGCGACCATTGCTTACCAAGCAGGAATAGATCCACCTGGTGGTGTCTGGGGAGAGAGCGGGAAGGGTCATAGGGTTGGAGATCCAATACTCCTCACAACGCATCCCAGGCGGTTCAAGGTCTTCTTCTATTTTAACTCTGCAGCTTTTGTGGCGTCCCTGGTCATCATGGCACTGTCGCAGAATAAAAGATTGGTGAGGAGATACCATGCTGTACTGGAGGCGACCATGATACTGGACCTGTTCGGCCTCATAGGAGCGTACGCTGTCGGGTGTTGCAGGGACACGAGCACCTCCATTTACATCATCGCCATGGCTGGTGCTGTCCTTGTCTATGTAGTGATTCACATTGTCTTCTTCACATTGGAGACTAAAAATGGCGGTGATGATCAGTTGGAGGAGCATCGTGAGGTGCTGCTTCTTCTTACGGTCTTGGCTGCGACACTCACCTACCAAGCTGGCCTAACCCCGCCAGGTGGTTTCTGGGAGAACGATGAGAAGTTTGGCTACCATGCGGGCTTCCCCGTGCTCCTAAACAAGGACCCTTGCCGCTACAAGGCATTCTTCTACTGCAACGCGGCAAGCTTCATGGCGTCTGTGGCTCTAATTGTTCTTCTTATGAACAAAAATCTATATCGGCCAGGCATTCGGAGCTATGCCCTCATTATCTGCATGGTAGCAGGCATGTTTGGGGTTCTGGGTGCCTACGCTGCTGGAAGCTCCATATATCTACGGACCTTCATCATTGTACTGGTATTGGTTCTTGTGGTTTTTGTAGGTGTAATCTGTCTGGCAATCAACCATTTCAGAGAATTAAAGAAGAatacacaacaacaacaacaacaacaaccaccaccaccaccaacggGAACCAATGGGTTCTCCTCGCCAAAGCTTTCGATGCAAGAAGAAGATGTGATCAAGTACCTGATGCTGGTAGGGATACTAGCCGCGTCTATCACCTACCTGACAGGCCTAAAACCACCCGGCGGCCTATGGAGGGACGAAGGCGATGGACACTCTGCGGGCAATCCGGTCCTCTATGACATTAACATGCGACGATACAATACTTTCTTCTACAGCAACTCCACTTCCTCCATGGCTTCTATCACTGTCATCGTGCTGCTACTCCAAAGGATGTTGTCGCCCAAAACGGGTGGCGAAAAGGTCTTTTGGCCGATGCACACGGTCATAGTGTTGGACATGCTTGCCCTCCTGGTAGCCTACGCAGCAGGCAGCGTTCGGGATTGGGAAACATCCAAGAATGTCTTCCTCCTGCTCATCCCCATACAACTCTTCGTTGGGGGTTTGTTCTTCATATGCAAGAAAAAACAAACTTCACCACAAGATGATGGTTCAGCTGCTGGGACTAACATGTAG